The sequence TGCAAAATACCGGTTAAACCCATAGACCATAAAAATTTGATGCCAATAAGTATTAAGACGCCTCCCAATAGGCGTTTAACGCTTTGGGGTTAAATCCCTGAACCACCATCAGGGGGGAGATGATACCGCCTCCGCCGACACCAAGAAGCCCGGATACAATGCCGGCCAATACACCAACACAAAGGGGGCCTGCAACAGGACGATCTTCCCGGTACTGGCCTGCATATTTTGAGCCTTTAAAAAATATCAGCTAACCTCGCCGTCCACAATAACCGAAGGGGTGCCAAAGACGCCGTAGGATGCAATCTGAAGCATGTCGCTGACTTTCTCAACACTGGCATCCACGCCGGTTTCTTTAATTACTTCCTGCACCAGCTTTTCGATTTTGCTGCATTTGGCACATCCTGGTCCCAATACTTTAATTTCCATTTTTCAAACTCCTTTTGCCCAAGCTAAAGGGCTTTATAAAATCGTATTAAACAGATATCCTACGATCAGAATACCGCAGGCGACAACGCCGACGAATACGCCGATCAGTCTTGGTTTTAACACTTTTCTCAATATCACCATCTCCGGCAGGGACAATGCG is a genomic window of uncultured Desulfobacter sp. containing:
- a CDS encoding thioredoxin family protein, whose product is MEIKVLGPGCAKCSKIEKLVQEVIKETGVDASVEKVSDMLQIASYGVFGTPSVIVDGEVS